A region of the Corallococcus silvisoli genome:
CGGCGACGCGGGGCGGGCTTCGTCGTCCGGCGGCGGCGCGGGGTTCTCTGCGGGAGGTTTGGCCTGGGCGTCCTCGGTCAGATCGAGGCCCATGCCTTCCTGGTTCTGGGCGAGGGCCAGCGCGGGCCACATCAGGCTCAGCGCAAGCAGCAGCGTGGGGCGGTTCAAGTCCGGGCGCTCCGTGGGGGGAGGGAACGTACTGCCACCGGAAGGCAGCATGACATCAGCCGCCCCATCCTATCGGCCGTATTCCCAACCATCAACCGCCTCGACGCGCCTGTCTCCTCTGTAATCCTCCGGTATCCCTTCACAATTCCACCCCACTCGCGTACCGCGGGTCAGTGGTTGGAGTGAGGAGACGCTGTGCTACCGTTTCCGCGTTCCGGGCGTCGTCATCCCCCAAGCCCCGCATCCCTCCCTTCTAGAGGTCTCAACGATGTTCGTGCGATCCGCGCTCTTCCTGTCCGCCGTCCTCCTGATGGGGGGCTGCGACGTCACCACCGAGTTGGGCAAGCCGTGCCGTCTGGTGCGCAAGGCCACGGCCGATGAGCAGGCGCAGGGCCCCACCAAGTTCGTGGAGATCCAGGAGAAGGACATCGCGGCGGATCAGGACTTCATCTCCTTTGGCGCGCTGGACTGCGAGGACCTCATCTGCGTGCGCGATGACTCGAGCCCCCGCAGCGAGGACCCGCAGGCGGTGGCGCTGGGCTACTGCAGCAAGGAGTGCGTGCAGGGCACCACCACGGGCTGCGACATCACCCGCACCGTCGACGACGTGCAGGCGGGCCTCAAGGACCGCATGACGTGCCGGCCCCTGCTCCTGGACCAGGCGACGCTGGACGCCATCCGCGTGGCGGACGAGACCTACTACCGGCGCACCTTCGGCGAGAACAACTCGCCCTACTTCTGCGCGGGCGCGACGCCGGCCTCGCAGGGCACCTGAACGGCGCACTGAACAGTCGCCTCGCGCGAAAGGGTTAGACCTTTTCGCGCACCCCGTACGTAAAGGCAGGGCCCGCGTCTCACACGCCTTCGGAGCCCAGCCATGAATCGTACGGTCCTGTTCCTCGCCCTGGCCGGCGGCCTCGCCCTCACCGCGCTGGTGCTGGGCATGCCCCGGGGGGGCGGCACGCAACCCACGCCCCAGGTCGTCGTCACGACGCCGACCCCGACCCCGCCCTCCCCGCCCGTCCCCGTGGGGCCCCGGTCGTCCTCGGGCAGCCTCCAGGTGACGAGCCGGCTGTCGCACCCGTACGTGCCGGTGGGCCCGTCGGAGATGTACGTGACGGTGGACCTCACCGGCGCGGAGGTGCCCGGCGCGAAGCGCAGCCCCGTGAACCTGGCCGTCGTCATCGACCGGTCCGGGTCCATGAGCGGCTACAAGCTCCAGCAGGCGAAGCAGGCCGCGCGGCACCTGGTGACGCTGCTGCGCGACGAGGACCGGCTGGCCATCGTGCACTACGGCTCGGATGTGAAGAGCCTCCCGTCGCTGCCGGCGACCGCGAGCAACCGCGAGCGGATGATGCAGTTCATCGACGGCATCTGGGATGACGGCGGCACCAACATCAGCGCGGGCCTGAGCGTGGGCCGCACGCAGCTGGCCTCCGCCATGGGGGGCGAGGCCCGCGTCCACCGCCTCATCCTGATGAGCGACGGCCAGCCCACGGAGGGCGTGTCGGACGCGGAGGGCCTGAAGAACGTGGTGAAGGACATCCGCGCCTCCGGCATCACGGTGAGCTCCATTGGCGTGGGCACCGACTTCAACGAGGACCTGATGCAGGCGTTCGCCGAGTACGGCGCCGGCGCGTACGGCTTCCTGGAGGACGCGAGCAAGCTGTCCACCCTCTTCCAGCGCGACCTGCAGCAGGCCACCACCGCGGTGGCGCGCAACGTGGAGCTGTCGTTCGAGCTGCCCCCCGGAACGAGCCTGGACGAGGTGCTGGGCTACCGCGCGCACCAGGCCGGCAACACCGTGCGCGTGGCGCTGCCGGACTTCTCCGCGGGCCAGTCCGAGCGCGTGGTGGCGCGGCTCCACGTGACGGGCACGGCGCCGGGCCAGTCCGTGCAGGTGGCCGGGCTGCGGGTCGCCTACACCGACCTGCTCGTGCAGAAGAACGTGGAGGACGCGTCCACGCTGGCCGCGGTGGCCACCGACGTGCAGGAGGAGGTGGCGCGGCGCCAGGACAAGGAGGCCACGGTGTACGCGGCCCGGGCCCGCAGCGCGCAGAACCTCCAGAAGGCCGCGGAGGCGATGAGCCAGGGCCGGAAGGACGAGGCGAAGGGCTACCTCAGCCAGAACCAGGTGCTCTTCCAAGAGGCGGGCGCCGTGGCGGGCGCCGCGGCGGTGGCCGCGGACCAGGCCGACCAGGCCCGCGCGATGAAGGAATACGACGACGCGGAGACGGAGGAGGCCCAGCGGGCCGCGGTGAAGAGCAGCAAGGTGAAGGCGCTCAAGAGCTTCGGCCGCATGGGCTCCACGTACTGACGCACGAAG
Encoded here:
- the cglC gene encoding adventurous gliding motility lipoprotein CglC, producing the protein MFVRSALFLSAVLLMGGCDVTTELGKPCRLVRKATADEQAQGPTKFVEIQEKDIAADQDFISFGALDCEDLICVRDDSSPRSEDPQAVALGYCSKECVQGTTTGCDITRTVDDVQAGLKDRMTCRPLLLDQATLDAIRVADETYYRRTFGENNSPYFCAGATPASQGT
- a CDS encoding vWA domain-containing protein; the protein is MNRTVLFLALAGGLALTALVLGMPRGGGTQPTPQVVVTTPTPTPPSPPVPVGPRSSSGSLQVTSRLSHPYVPVGPSEMYVTVDLTGAEVPGAKRSPVNLAVVIDRSGSMSGYKLQQAKQAARHLVTLLRDEDRLAIVHYGSDVKSLPSLPATASNRERMMQFIDGIWDDGGTNISAGLSVGRTQLASAMGGEARVHRLILMSDGQPTEGVSDAEGLKNVVKDIRASGITVSSIGVGTDFNEDLMQAFAEYGAGAYGFLEDASKLSTLFQRDLQQATTAVARNVELSFELPPGTSLDEVLGYRAHQAGNTVRVALPDFSAGQSERVVARLHVTGTAPGQSVQVAGLRVAYTDLLVQKNVEDASTLAAVATDVQEEVARRQDKEATVYAARARSAQNLQKAAEAMSQGRKDEAKGYLSQNQVLFQEAGAVAGAAAVAADQADQARAMKEYDDAETEEAQRAAVKSSKVKALKSFGRMGSTY